GATCGGTAAGAACTAAGAAGTGCCTTTTATTTTTTTGGAATTGCTTTTATATTAGGTATTCTGCAAGAAAAAAGATAGATTTGTGACGGAATATTTATGACAGACCGGTCCATCAGAAAATTGTGACTGATTTTATTTTACAGTTTTATGAGAGAATTCATCAGTTTTTGATGCTTTTATTCGTCCATTACAAAAAATTTCAATTGTCAAATTTGTGATGGAATTGTGACAGACTTCTACAACACAAATAATTCTCTTTCTTGTCCTGTTATAATGTTCAGTTTCTCattgttcttctttttcttccaGATCTCATGCTTTTGATCTTGCTATTTCTAATTCAGCGAGTGATGTACAAAGGTTCCTAGTTTACTCTAAAATGCAGCACTTTATCAAGTGGCTTCATCCAACCCAACGCACCAATACTCTGAGGTTATATGCCCAAACATTAACGAATTTTACCATTTAACTGACGGTGAAATGAGCAAATGCATCACAGCAAGTGGAGCATTCAGTTCAAATTTGTTCAGATCATCACTTACAGTACTGGACTTGGAGAACGTTGTGATTGATGCTTCAGCTCTCGAGGACATAAcatccttgattcacttgaggTACTTGTTAATTTTCGGTAATTTTAGTGAAATTCCACCAGCCATATCGAAACTTACAAACCTGGAAACATTAGTCGCGACCCCAAGAAGTGGTATCTTAACTCTTCCGGGGTCTATATGGGACATGATAAACTTAAAACACATGAATACAAGTGAAGCAATGATACATTTCAACGGTGTTGAGACTGTAAAGGAAGTCATTTTCAAGTTAGAGAAATTAGAAAGCTTTTCGAAAGTAGTCATAGTAAATGATGATGATCTATGTGAAATGTGCAACAGAGCACCAAACTTAGTCCAACTTGAACTTATAATTTTGGAGCAATGTGGCTCTTTGTTCAGATCTCTCAAGtgttttatatatttagaaacactAAGTATCTATCGCTGTGGCGATTTTGCAATGAGTGGAATTAACATGTTCTTCCTTGAAAGCATAAAAGAGCTAACTCTATCTAGCTGTTGCATATCATGGGATGAAATTTCAGCAATTGGTGCATTATACAACCTCCCTACCCTCTAAATCCGTCCATGCATGTACAGTGGCAAAGTTAGAAAATTCACTAAGGGTGTTCAAAATATAAAACTTAACCTATATACACAATATAATTTCCTGCATGTAATTTGCTATCCTTCGCCAGCTGTAGTTTTTCCCCTGATCATAGAGTATGTAGTGGTAAAACTAACCAGCAAATGAGGGAAAAATTAGTGTGGTTTAATTTCCACAGGTCTATATACACAACGTAGTCAAAGATTAACCATGTGCTACTAAGTAGAAGCTGTTAGAATTATTTAGTTTATGTGGACTTAACATTAACTTATTATTACGTTTTGGCAAAACGGGCTGAATGTTAATAGTTGGTGGATAAGATAGAGGTCGTTTATTTATGTGGATTCCATGACGGGCCCTTGTCGTTTCATGCAATAGGTGTGGTCTGGCAATAGTGTAGGCCTGTTGTAGACTTGTGAGCCTGTAATGGGGAGGTCCACTAGGTTAAGGCTTTTAAGCCTATAAATATGAGGCTAGGTCCCCTCTCCTAGCTTAACCCAAAAACGTATTCCCATAAAAGTGCCAGCCGTTGTAAGCTTAAGGAGAGGAAGACTCAGCCTAGTTCGTCTTCAATTTTGCGTTGCTATGGCGGACAAAGGTACGCATCTTCTTTTCGCGTATTATATTACTTTATAGGTGTTCTTAATCTATGTGATTATTGTAGTCATGTTACTTGTTGAAACTAACATTGGCATCAGAGCCATATTACATAGATCTAGAACCCTATTAATGAATAGATTAATACACTAGTTTATCGCAATCTGAATCGCGGTTGAATCAGCCTCCTAAACCCTAGAATAATTTTCGTGTGAAGCGATTATTAGACTCTGTTTCTAATTTTTGTGCAACGAATATGTTTTATCGATTTAAAATTCAATGAATCAATCCTAAAGCTGTCTAAACATCGCTTTGATTTCGTCCGGGACCCTTTAATCCCTCTTGTCACATGTGTTCTTTAATCGGTATTATATGAGGCTTAGAAACAGAAGGTTACCGAATAATTTTTGTCGTTTTGATAGGGATTCTGATATTTTATAGTATATTAATATTTTGATGGTTTTAAGATCATATTGGGTTTCATCTTTTATCATTGTCCTTTGTGTTAAAACTTTATTTGTAAATTTGATTAAGTTTCCCACAATTCCTAAAGATAAAAGAATTAGTTTGGTATTGCCACTGCCTCAGTTCGTATTTTTTCCGCTGCGTTGATTTTAAGAAAGTGTCAAAGAAAAGTTTTAAATTCCTTTCGATAAAGTTTATAAACAGAGCCTAGTTAGAAGCTTTCCACAAAGCAAAAGTCATTTTAATTGTGATGGTGAATGGGTATTTACAAATACTGTGATGCAAAAAGTTTAGAAATTAATAACTAGTAGAACCATTTGAAAGAAAGTGTCGGTTGTTTGCTTGGATTTGATTCTTCTTATTGTACTTTGATAGTTTGGTGTCTTAAATGGCGGACAATGAGAATCTACTGTTTATGAAACCAGACCGATGCTTAATAGTTTTCCTACGTGAATTTGGTTTCACTCACAGAAAGTAATTAATactaattcataacatatttaattGTGTGCATACATGTTGTGTTGTACGTATTAAGCAATGACATTGGTAATCCCTGAGATTGAATTTGTTTTATGAATTGAGGTAAGTAGTGTACACCAAAGTGCCCTATTTGCTTCAATTTATGAGACTTGTTCACTCCATTTTGAGGGATACCACTGAATTAGAATATACAATGGCCTGCCCAAAGGGGGTTTATTGTGTGTTTTAATTTGGTGTAGTGATGAGGCCCATTATgtgaaaatattttaatttagTGAATTTGTCTGCCCAAAGGGGATAGGTTTCTAATATTGAAATATTTTCTTGCCCTGCCCAAAGGGGGGCTACTTGTTGATGCTGCGGGACTCATCGTTGTGATAAATTATTGACCTTATGCCTAGCTATTCTAATAAACTCATTCATGTTGTGTTGTGTACAGTTACGATTTCTATGAACAACAATAGTACTGAAGTTGTGGTCCTGTCGGGCTCTAACTTTAAGAGATGGAAGGAAGATCTTGAATTTGCTTTAGGCATGGCTGACATAGATCAGGCTTTGCGTGAAAATGAGCCACCAGCTCTTACTGACTCTAGCACTGCTGCTCAAAAGGAACATTATGCCAGGTGGGAGAGATCTAATAGGCTATGCATCATTGCCTTTAAGAGATCAATTGTTGAGCACCTCAAGAGTGGCTTGCCTGAAACCACCAATGCTAAGAAATTTATTGCCCAAGTTGAAGAAAGGTACCTTGTATCCAATAAGGCTGAGACCGGAGATCTAATGAGTAAACTCGCGGGGATAAAGTATGACAATTCTGGGGGGGTTAGAGATCATATACTTAAGATGGTCCACATCCAGTCGAAACTGAAAGGTCTTGACATAACTCTTCCTGATCCTTATATTGTTCACTCTGCACTTAACTCCTTACCTGCTGAGTTTAGCCAAATGAAAACTGCCTATAATACTCAAAATGAAGCTTGGTCAATCAATGACCTTATCTCTAAATGTGTTGTTGAAGAGGAGAAAATTAGAAGAGAGAAGGGTCAGATAGCCTTGTTTGTTTCCCATGATTCCAAAGCTAGCTCTAATAAGGGGCCTAGGAAGTTTCAAAGATCTAATAATCATACTTTTAAGAAGGGTCAGGACACCAAAAGACACGGTAAAGATCAGACCGAATATCCTGGGGTTAATAACgcaatttttaagaaaaataataattgctTTTTTTGTAAGAAACCTGGTCACAAGCAAAGAGATTGTGTCAAATTCCATGCCTGGATAAAAAAGAAAGAGTCAAAAGAAGGTAATCATCTTGCTCTTGTTTGTTTTGAGTCACACTTAGtagatgtccccattaattcttGGTGGTTTGACAATGCGGCTACTGCCCATGTTGCCATTTCCTTGCATGggttcacaaacaaaaggaagccAAAGGAAACAGAGTAAAAAACTAGAGTCGCCCCAGATGTCCAAGTTGAAGTAGAGTTCATAGGAACAATACTTTTACACTTAGAAACTGGTTTTAAACTTGTTCTGGAAAACACTTTTTATGTACCGTCTTTCAGACGGAATTTGATTTCTCTTCCTCTTTTAGATagagttggttttggttttagTTCTCTCAATGGAAAAGTTAATTTGCTTCTGAACTCTGAAGTTGTTGGTCATGGAATGTTATCTGATGGTTTATTTAAAATTTCCTTGGCTTCTGATGTTGAATACAACTCTTTTAATTCTGAGATTGTTGGATCTAAACGTTCTTTTTTAAATGAAAAGTCAGGTATGTTGTGGCATAGGCGTCTGGGTCACATCTCTAAAGACAGAGTTGATAGATTAGTCAAGTCCAATATTTTACCTTCTCTTAATTTCGGGGACATAGGAACATGTATTGATTGTATTAGAGGAAAGTTgactaaaacaagaaaaaagggTGCTACTCATAGTTCTGATTTGCTGGAAATTATTCACACGGACATAAGTGGTCCATATTCTACAACAATCTGTGGTTCTAGCTATTTCATcaccttcattgatgatttttctcGGTATGGTTATGTCTTTCTTATTAAAGAAAAATCTGATTCTCTTGAAAAATTCAAAGTATTTAAAACTGAAGTAGAGAAACAACTGGGAAAGGTCATTAAAATAGTGAGGTCTGATCGTGGGGGTGAGTACTATGGTAGACACACCGAGGCTGGGCAAAATATGGGACCCTTTGCCAAATATCTGCAAGATTGTGGCATAGTTACTCAGTATACCATGCCTGGTAGTCCTGAACAAAATGGTGTAGCTGAAAGGCGAAACCGTACTTTAAAAGACATGATGAGAAGTATGATGAGTAGATCTAACTTACCTGGTTTCCTATGGGGTAAAGCCATTAAAACAGCCGTGTACATTCTTAACCGTGTTCCTTCCAAGTCAGTTCCTAAAACACCTTTTGAGTTGTGGACAAATAGAAAACCTAGCCTAAACCATTTTCGAGTTTGGGGTTGCCCTGCTGAGGTGCGAATTTATAACCCTTCTGAGAAGAAAACTGAACCTAGAACCTCGCGTTGTTTTTTCATTGGTTACCCAGCTCATTCTAAGGGATACAGGTTCTATTGTCCCACAAGGGGAACAAGAATAGTTGAATCACAAAATGCAAAATTTCTTGAATTTGATGTTGTAGATAAGGATTGCTTGCAGAATGTTGCTAATGAGCCTGCTGAGAATGTTGAAGCTATGAGAATCGCTCTCCCCATTGCCACAGAAACTTTTATGTCTGCACCTGCACACATTGAGCATAATGAATCTATGCCTGTGCAAGCTGAGGATCCTATACCCGCAGAAGTTCAGGCACCTGCTGTTATTGAACAAGTTGTTCAGGCACCTGCTATTGTTGAACAAGAAGTTCAAAATTTGAGGAGATCAAGTAGGCCTAGAAGATCAGCACTACCTGATGACTATTTGGCATACCTTGCTGAAGGTGATGTTGTGGATCCCGTGACGTATTCTGATGCAGTATCATGTGCTCAATCAAAGATGTGGTTTGATGCTATGACTGAAGAGATGAACTCCATGAGTAAGAATGAAGTGTGGGAGCTTGCTGAACTCCCTAAAGGTCATAAGGTTGTCGGTTGCAAATGGGTCTTTAAGACCAAGAAGGATTCAAAAGGAAATATTGAACGCTTTAAGGCAAGATTGGTTGCTAAGGGGTTTACACAGCGAGAAAGGGTTGATTACAATGAAACCTTTTCACCTGTGTCATCTAAGGATTCTTTTAGGTGATGAGCATCTAGTGTGTAAGTTGAAGAAGTCTATTTATGGACTGAAGCAAGCTTCTCGGCAGTGGTATTTGAAGTTCGAGGAAATTGTCACTTCTATGGGCTTTGTGGAAAACAAGATTGATCATTGCATCTACCTCAAGATCAGTGGGAGTAAGTTCATCATTCTCActctttatgttgatgatattttacttgcaagTAATAATTTAGGACTGCTTCATGAAACAAAGCAGTCATTGAATAAAGTATTTGAAAGACCTGGGAGAGGCATCTTTTGTTCTGGGTATTGAAATTCGGCGAGATAGGTCACGTAAGTTATTGGGACTTTCACAAAAGGCCTATATTGATCGTATTTTGAGCAAATTTCATATGGAAAACTGTAAGACTGGAGATGTCCCTGTTGTAAAAGATGACAAATTAAGTCTAGACTTATGCCCCAAAAATGATCTAGAGAAAGAGTATATGAAAGATGTGCCTTATTTAAGTGTTGTTGGGAGCCTTATGTATGCACAGGTTTGCACTCGTCCTAATATTGCCTTCATTGTCAATGCTCTTGGGCGTTATCAGTCTAATCCAGGGAGAAGCCATTGCGTTGCTACTAAGAAAGTAATGAGGTATTTGAAGAAGACAAGAGACTATATGTTAGTGTACAAAAAGGTTGATGATCTTGAGGTGATTGGTTACTCAGACTCAGACTATGGTGGATGCCCTGACGATTTAAGGTCTACTTCTGGTTTTATCTTCATGTTAGCAGGAGGTGCAATATCTTGGAAGAGTGTGAAGCAAACCCTTACAGCATCTTCGACTGTGCAAGCAGAGTTTGTAGCTTGTTATGGAGCAGCTACGCAAGCCAGCTGGCTTAAAATTTTTATTTCAGGACTTGTGATAGTTGATTCCATCTCTAGACCCTTAAAGATTTATTGTGACAACAGGGCAGCTGTGTTTTACTCGAAGAATAACAAATCATCTTCAGTTTCTAAGCACATGGAAATAAAATATCTGGTTGTACGAGATATGGTTAAAGGGAAGGATATTGTGATTGAACATATATCTACTGATTTGATGCTTGCTGATCCACTAACCAAGGGATTGAGACCCGTAGTTTTTAAGCAGCATGTGGATAACATGGGCGTTGTTGAGTCATTTGATTTGTTAGGTTAGTGGGAGTATTCAATATTGTTATTTTTATTCCTTATTAGACTCTCTACCCTATTTTTCCGGGGCTTATGATGATATTATCTTTTTGAGACATCTATGCTATGGTGGATTTTGTTATCATTTATATTGTTGATTATTATGCTCATTTTAATGTTGATTTATTATCTTAATTTGTCTTATGTGTTGGTTATGCCTCATGTTGATAAGAtcatgttgttgttttgttggatCTTCTTGGAGACATACATAGTATATCATTCATGCTTTGTGAGTTTTCTTGGCTGTTGCACGATATAATATGTTGCACATTTTGAGCCTTGAAAATTAAGATTTTCTGGTGGAGCACATGTTGTTTTAGTGCTCACATGTTGTAACAGAAAATCGCGGTGACGGTTTTTTAATGGTGCGCATGTTGATTTAAAGCGTACATGATATGAAAAATCGTTTGAATGACTGACAATGAAATAGCCTTGATTTGGAGTCCATGTTGGCTATTTCTTGCTACACTACCACACCTTTGGGTTTGTGTCTGCAGAACTTCATTGTTAGTGATTGTGGATTGGTCTTGTGTCATCGAGTGATGCAAGTACTGCTGCATTTCGGCATTGATAGTTTTGTTTGACTAGACCATGATGGAAACGACGTTCCACCACTATATGTTTATGGACACTGTCTATTCAGCCCGAGagtcattttttataaaaaaaaaaatccaattttctTTAATTAAGTTAATGTTGGCCAAGTGGGAGAATGTTAGAATTATTTAGTTTATGTGGACTTAACATTAACTTATTATTACGTTTTGGCAAAACTGGCTGAATGTTAATAGTTGGTGGATAAGATAGAGGTCGTTTATTTATGTGGATTCCATGACGGGCCCTTGTCGTTTCATGCAATAGGTGTGGTCTGGCAATAGTGTAGGCCTGTTGTAGACTGGTGAGCCTGTAATGGGGAGGCCCACTAGGTTAAGGCTTTTAAGCCTATAAATATGAGGCTAAGTCCCCTCTCCTAGCTTAACCCAAAAACGTATTCCCATAAAAGTGTCAGCCGTTGTAAGCTTAAGGAGAGGAAGACTCAGCCTAGTTCGTCTTCAATTTTGCGTTGCTATGGCGGACAAAGGTACGCACCTTCTTTTCGCGTATTATATTACTTTATAGGTGTTCTTAATCTATGTGATTATTGTAGTCATATTACTTGTTGAAACTAACAGAAGCATGCTACCATACCAGTACCACTGCATATCTCTCTCCACGAGAAAAGAGGAAAAGAGTAGACGGAGTTGAATGAAGGTTTTAATTACTTGTATTTCTTCACAATATTCCTGATAATAATagcataaacatatacatatatagtagttCATGAACATTATGGTATATCAAACtgaaagataaaaaataaaataaaaggagaaCACAAATGCTTTATCATGAGCTAGGCGTAACTGATTAGGAATAGGAGAatcatttctttattttttgggCCTTCCTTTTAACCTCCTGGATATCTTCATTGAGAGATATGACACCGCTCTTGAATTTCTCGAAATCTGTGTAGATATCAAGAAGTTGTGCATCTTTTATGCCCGGTCTTTTCAGACTTTTTCTAATTTGTTTGAACTCTTTCCAGCATTTTTCAGGATCTTCAGTGGACCTTGGAAGTGAGAGGTTTATTATAGCCTGCAAAAAGTAATTTAAAAAATATGATTATTTTGTCACACGCCAGATGAAAATTGCTTGTTTATGGTAGGAGTGAAGgacaaaatataaaaattaaaaatggACGGGTCAATAAAGCAAAGCAGTATCGTACCTTGTAAAATGGCCGCCTTGCATCAGTAATATATTCATCCTTTAAGCATTTGTGATTTTGCGCCTTTTTGAATTCTCCCTAGAGAAATAATAGGACAACCAAGTTGGTACCATGCAATAAGATCGGAAGTAATCAATTTTActattcatttatttcatttgacgcgacaatctttttttttttttcttatgctTGAAAATCATTTACCTTCAAATATTTcattttacccaaaaaaaaaaaatcataactaCATAAGTTTCTTTTCCTATCTTTTGTTCTTATTTAACTTCATGTCAAATAAAATATCGTCACATAAATTGATATGGATGGAATTAGCTAGAAAACATTTCCCATGTCCACTGTCTCATTATCTAACATTAACAAAGGAGAACAAATTACTTAAAAGGAGTTGAAAAAGTACTAATCACTTTATGTTCATCAATATTAATAAATATAAGTCatgaagaaaattaaaaaaacctGGTAAATGAGTGTTTCTACAAGTAACATCTCAAACTCATAAGCTTCATGTAGTTTTCCCTTTGACCGAGCTTCTCTTATTGCACTCTCCAGCTTCGTCACTGCATTGATTTCTTTTCCACACATTTCCATCTTTGCAATACACCTCTAATTAACAATAAAAACAATTGCACAGTGCTTAAAATTTTAGatctttctttttcaaaaaagaaATGACAAACTAATTTGCAgtagaaacaaaagaaaaaggactCAAAATCCCCAAAACTAAAGGACTTGTAACTTCTTTATTTCCACTATCGAGCTCGAAACCAGAACGAATAAGAAGATCACATTATTTTAGAGCTCCTTTTGATTATGCTTTGTCTTAGTCAAACTCGATTCGCTAAATAGAAGCACATTTAACGCTTCAGCGACGAGCTCAAATGGTTGAAATTCACGTATTCAATTTTTTCGAGAAATTTTTTCCTAATTTTACCTCTCAACTTGTGATTATGGTTTGAAATCTCCCTCAGGAAGTTCCTTTATCGGTCGAGGCAAACAAGATTTTCTCCTAACCGTGAGGTCATCGGAAGATGTAGAGGTTCAAGTATAGGTTCGGATGAACCTAGAAACTTTGGCTCGTACGCTTTATATCTATTAATAATTTACTAACTAAGTACAAATAATTAATTTTGAGGTCGGTAAACCAAATTAATTGTGGCAGATCTCGAACTAAAAcgcataaaatttaaattttggatTCGCTTCTAGGTGGGGTAACATTAGATTTAAAGTCTAATAGAGGACTAAGTTACTCAATTCTAAATAGTATAAAGGCAAAACCGATTCTTTTTCCCTTaatataaggattggaaatatTATACTGAGGGTGTGTTTTGTAAAATTTTCATGTTTGATTGATCAAaatgttttgaaaaatattttctctaggaaaaaaGCTCCTTAAAAATGACTTCCCAattggaagtagggaaaacaagttccttacaTGACATTTTAAAttcattgtctcctccccaccCATCCAACGCCCCCAACCCCAAACCTTGACCATTCCACCATCCGCCACCCCTcaacccccactccccacccccATATTGTTTTGCTAGGCCACATATAATTGTTCTTggaaaaatatttcttaatttgGTTACTTaccaaataataaaaaataagtaagaaactcacttttttttagaaaaaaacattttcctttcATACCAAGCACCCTAAGAGTTCAAACGATGGCCCACAAAGTTGCTCAATTTCAAATAGTAAAATTTAACTCTTTTTCCCTTCAGAGTGACATGACAATTTTGACTCTTTTCCCAACTTAAAAGTAGTGACAAATTAAAGACAtcatgagcccgtttggattggcttataaattgcttataagctgttttcagtttttttaagtgtttggcttgccagcttaaagtcattttgtgcttaaaataagctcaaaaaaataattaagtccatttgacttagcttatctaaaacaacttataagctgaaaacagcttataagccaaaaaaaaaaaagttagactaccccaacttatttttttttagcttataagctgttttcagcttataggcataagcccatccaaacaggctacATAATTGAGATTATTTGGCGTATGGCTTACTTGTAGTTCCTTGAAATGAGGATGGTCCTCATTGAGTAGAGCATCGAACTCTGCCTCTGTCTTAGGAACATCCAATGATAGAAACTTAGTCTTGGCATCATGGTAATCAACTAACCTTTGTAGAGCTAATTCACCTCCATGCAGAACTCCTATTGACAATGACCTCATTAATACTCTTTTGAATTTTCTATTCTTCCTTTTCTCACATAAATGACGTGAAAAAACAACAATCAGATACGAAGCAAAAAACAACGTTAAAACTGTTATTAGCAGACGTTCATCGTGTTGAACTACGACTTCAATTGCCTTTGTTTTCACTAATTCAATAAAATCTGCTATTTTATGTTTGAAGCTCCTTATCATATTTTCCATAATTTCTGTTGAGCCAAGAgcttctacttttttttttttttttttttttatgattatttatgtgataCTTATAGGGAAAAGAAAAAGTACTATGTATATTGGGATTCTTTTTCTTTAGCATCTTTGATGTCTTGCGCAAATGTTTGTTCTTCACTTGATTGCCAAGAAAATTATTGGAtgccttatttttttttgaaaggtTCATAGGTCTCAAGGGATCAATCCTTTGGATGGTCGTGTCTGTTTCTTTATGGAAGTACCAAGTGTAAAAATTATGGGAATTCGTTTATCCAAATCTAATCGGAGaattatagtgtatatatgtTTTAAAAGAATTGTTCATATGTGTAAATTGTTGTATGTCGAATTCCCTTAACACGAGAGATTGTTTATCTCTTGAATCTCCTTGACAAAACTCCTATCTCGGCCTAGGAGTGTTAAATGGATGGGTCATTAACACATTGAAATGTTACTTGGGCAAAGATGACTAAACAATGCGTAGTAGCCCAATTCTTTCAACTTTTaccaaattttaatttctttatttattagttattttaatttatttattatcaAACAAAAGTGATAAAAGAATTTTTGAGTTAATTATCaaataaaattaatatttattattattataattgatatgtgtaaaaaatcaaataaaaaatcTAATACTATTTTGATAAGATTTCTAATTGGAAAATTTGAGCTACATATTTAGCCCAGCTTTAAAATGGACTAAAAGAGCGAATCAATATCgaatatattaattaaaaaatgaacgaataaaatatatttttgtgCTAATTTTGTTCACCTCTACCTCCACTGCTGCTTCATCCCCAAAAGGCCCGTTACATATCCTTCCAATCAAAATGTATGTGCAATTGACCCATTAGAATTCTTTTTCCCACGAAGGTTTTGTGAAACCTAAGAAACCTAGTTGAGTAATTAGGTACTTGCTTTGcatctaatccttttctttcttacAAGGGTAATTCCATCAATTGATCGAAATACTTctaggcgtttggacatgtgaTTTCATGTCATGATTTCaagtcatgagatgaaatcagcgtttgaaCATGctatttcatctcatgagatgaaattccaaatcatccaaaaaggcatgatttgggattttaaaatttttaaaacttgaccataaatttatattttataaaaaagacccataagttggtagatatttttaacaattactcccaccaaccatttaccaacatCATTAACTTCTACCAACCGTTGTTTATATTCGTACCATGtaggaagattatattaaagagtagttacattactattcatgttaaattttccttttattgaactaaagtttgatcagttgatgttgtattttttagaaaggctttctagtagcgtattaattttgttatgaactatgacttgctcatttggtaagattatataagaattgggaaagttttgatagttttcacaacttatggggtttttatgtctataagaaaaagtacaacttaagaaatccaaattacaTATCGAAACACGATTTCAAATTATGTCCAAATGACTCCAAAGAGTTTGAATACATTTTTTCTAGTAATGGATGTACTGCTTTTTTGAAAGGAAATATATAAATACGGAAAAGTAAAACAATAAAGAAAATAAGAGATTGccggtttgtccttcaaatggactggtgtttaatttttgtccttcaaaaaaGAACTTAAGGGAACAGAGCATAACTTAAACttgtgtgatattatgatgtaaaAGTATAAATTTATGCTCTGCGAAAAAGTTGTCTGTCTTGAGGGACGAAAATTGAAGACCATCGCACAAttgggtcaaaagtgcaaatgaccctaaaGAAAATTAAGAAATGGGCCTCACTGGTTTGGATTGTATTGGTTTGTTCCGGATCAAGtttgaagaaaatgaagaaatgAATGGGCTTCATTGGTTTGGAATTTGGATTGTTTGAGTGAAGGAATGTTGAATTATCCAGCAGTGGAGCTCCAAATTTTAACTTTTCCCTTCTCCACAAATTGGAGTTTCCCATTCGTCGatgatcaacaacaacaacatgctgtGTTAATTTATATTATTACTCCATATTTGAGGATAATATAGTTATAAAAATAGTTTAAATATCACATATTTCCGATATAGAGAGACCAAAATATATGTACTAACTAATTAAAAGCTAAATGTGCTTAGCCAAATATTACAAGCACGAAAAATCAAAATCTAAGAATACCGAGGGACCAAAAATCCTATGGGTAAAAAAtacaattatcattctaaaaatcTTGC
Above is a genomic segment from Lycium barbarum isolate Lr01 chromosome 12, ASM1917538v2, whole genome shotgun sequence containing:
- the LOC132622326 gene encoding uncharacterized protein LOC132622326; translated protein: MENMIRSFKHKIADFIELVKTKAIEVVVQHDERLLITVLTLFFASYLIVVFSRHLCEKRKNRKFKRVLMRSLSIGVLHGGELALQRLVDYHDAKTKFLSLDVPKTEAEFDALLNEDHPHFKELQRCIAKMEMCGKEINAVTKLESAIREARSKGKLHEAYEFEMLLVETLIYQGEFKKAQNHKCLKDEYITDARRPFYKAIINLSLPRSTEDPEKCWKEFKQIRKSLKRPGIKDAQLLDIYTDFEKFKSGVISLNEDIQEVKRKAQKIKK
- the LOC132624482 gene encoding secreted RxLR effector protein 161-like, which gives rise to MENCKTGDVPVVKDDKLSLDLCPKNDLEKEYMKDVPYLSVVGSLMYAQVCTRPNIAFIVNALGRYQSNPGRSHCVATKKVMRYLKKTRDYMLVYKKVDDLEVIGYSDSDYGGCPDDLRSTSGFIFMLAGGAISWKSVKQTLTASSTVQAEFVACYGAATQASWLKIFISGLVIVDSISRPLKIYCDNRAAVFYSKNNKSSSVSKHMEIKYLVVRDMVKGKDIVIEHISTDLMLADPLTKGLRPVVFKQHVDNMGVVESFDLLG